CAATGCCTCCCTCCGGATCCACTAACTCGGAAGAAGAGCTATTCAATTTCTGGCTGACTGTGACTCTGCATCCCGGGAGCAGACCGCTCCCCCGGAAGCTGTGGTCAGTCAAGAGCGGCATCCGAATCCCGCTCCAATCCCTCCTGCGCAGGTTCCCGCTCCAATGCCTGGAGCGGCAGCGGAAGCAGAACAGCCTCGGCTCTTTCGTTGTGGATGATACTCTCACACAGGTACCGGGGGTTACAGTATGGTGTGAATCAGTACAAGCCTGGGGTACGGGAATTCTACGAGGGATAAAACTCGCAATTGCATTGACATGATTGAATTCAGCAGTTTAGTTCTTTTTCAAAAGATACCGCTCTAGGAGTAAGCAATGGAGCATGGCCCCCTTATGCAGCAGGTTATTTAGTAGTAAATCCTGGTGATGATCTGACTTCTATCCCTATCCCTATTAAGACTTTCTTCAGTGAGGATCACATAGTTTACTCTGACAAGTttgaagaaaggaaagattgaCCTCTGTAGAAAGACTGATTCATTCGGATCGATATGAGGACCCAACTCCGTTGCATTGCCAGAATCCATGTTCCATATTTGAAGTGACCCCTGTGCTTCTCTCATGGTACAATCCTCTTCCTGCGGAGCCCCCTTTCTCCTCGGTCCACAGAGAAAAAATGTAGGACTGGTGCCGACAGTTCATCACGGAAGAAAGAACTCACAGGGCCTAGCTGGCGAGCGATCCCAGTCCGCGGCGAAGAACAAGACAGCAAGCGAAGATATGAGGTATCTTTCTTCTCCAGCTACTATCTAGTTTCTTCTCCTGCTACTCTAAAATAAATCACTTATCTACAGAAATTACTTATTATAAGCTACATGAATAAATAACTTATTCGAATATAATATAGTTAAGAACATTATGCCAATGTTCCAGCACTGGTGTGTTAAGCTAACATTTGCTTGTGCGCTCTTGAGGTTTCTACTCCTGGCTAGAAAACATGAGGTTTGTGTTTGCTCCCCTTTTTTTAAATGAAGAAAGAAGGGTTGAATTCGCAAATTGATAGATCTGGATGATTAAAAGAATGATTCTTCCCTGGGTATTTCCCCGCTACCATTATTGAAATTGGAGCTTTTCAATTCCATTTTGGAGATTGAGGGTTTAAGACCGCTCGTAacgatttttttctttttatggcTGGGTGGGAGAAGAGTTGCTCAACAATTGGAGAGTACGATGAAAGTTGTAAGCTGTGTTCGGGGGGATGTCTTTTTTCAACCTACTCAAGTCCAAACCGTTGGGGCCCCTTCCTCCTCTTACTAATACTACAGAATGTTCTTGTAAATTATGGCCAATACCAGGTATATAAGCAGTGATTTCAAATCCAGAGGTTAATCGTACTCTAGCAACTTTACGTAAGGCAGAGTTGGGTTTTTTGGGGTTGATAGTGGAAAAGTCGACAGATAAGTCAATTTGCTCTCCTCTTCTAAGTTTATAGCTTTCGTGCTAGCTTCATCGATGTTCCCCACCAAATAAAAAGCCTGTTCGGGTAGGCCGTCTAATTCTCCAGAAAGGATTAGTTGAAATCCCCACACTGACGGTCTTTTAGCACTTATAATACATACTTGCCTAGCTAACTACCTTAAGAAGTATTAATCACAAGCAAATGCCTAGCTAGCTAAAACAACCTATCCAGATGCATATCTCGATACCTGTTATTCCGGTCGGTGCTTCTTTCAAGGGACAAGAAAATCTCTTAATTTCTGCGAAACGAATTTACATATTTATTGCGAGTTGAAAAGCGAAAGGATGAAGACTGATTTAGATCCTCTGAAAGCGCAGGAAGTATGCCTTTTGAGCTTTTTCTCCACCCACCTCTGAGCATCCTGTTGGAATGGTCCTAGGAAAGACTACGTACGAGAAATCCCTTCAAGTGCCCCTTGCTGCTGTGGGTAAGAACGAACATCGTTCTAGCcagctagtttttttttagcCCTACCTACATCTCATTCTTACGAGAAAGAGAGGGGGTTCGCATAGAGAGAACAAAATTAGTAAAGGAAACCCACATATAAAATCGAAAGCGAGTTGGTGCTTGGGAAAGATACTGGTACCTTTAGACTAGGGTCAATAATTCATTAACATTTCGAGATTTTCCTGGCTTAAGGCTTTCACCGCAGTATTGTCTTATGCTTTAGCCAAGTATAGCTCTTCTTGTTCTTTGCCATAACGCCCATTCCGGGACGAGTTGGAAGAGGAATTCCAAAATATTACACGGAATAGACTCATCGCACCGGATCAGTCTCTTAGACGGATGAGACTGATCACACCTGATCAGTGATCAATTCTGGCACAATGAATTTACGAGTTATTTTACGGAAGCAGCCATCCTTTActttaaagaaaagaaattcgtATAGAAAGATGGACTAGCTCGAGACCTTGGCTTCAAACAATCGATTGAATCTGGATTCCTTTGCTTATCCTTCCTGGCTATAGTCTCTCTTGTGCCTTCGGCAGTTCAGTTAAAGATTTCTGTATCAGCAGTTTGTTTCCCGAAGCCTATGACCAAGAGTAAGGGCACTCAGCAGGCAAGGATCAACTAGATTAGTGAACTCCCTTGTCTCGGGGATTCCTTTTTTCTGCCTTGTCGTGAGAATCTGATCTCATTGCTTATAGAAAGAAGCCAGTAAAGAAGGTGCTTTTTCGAGATGTTTAAGTTGGCACAGGAGAAGAAGTAAGCAAATAGGGCAATATATTCGAATAAGTTATTTTGAAGCACTGGCTCAGTTAAGTTATTTTTCGAGATGTTTTTAAGCAGGCTTGAGTAGAACCTTAGACGGTCTTAGCACTGTAAGGTAAGCAGGTGCTTTTGCGCTTAGCCGTGCTCTTGTGAGTGACACGCTACGCCCCACCCAATGTTCCAGAATTCATAAAGCGCTTCTTTAGGAGTTAAACTTCCATTCGTCCATATTTCTAGAAAAAGTATCTCTTACGATGCTGACAAGCTGGTTAGGTGCCGAGTTGGATTAGACATCGCAGGTTTCAGTTTAAGAATTGGGAAGAGGTTAAGAACCTAGTGGAATCCACTGCGAGGGGCGCTCGTTTCTCGCTTTTGTCGATTGACTCGTGGGACTCTACTGAATTCCAGCGTGGGTGTGGTAGATTACTGACGTGAAGCCGGACCTCTATGAGTGCTCTACATGGCTGGATCAAAGCTATTCTCAAAACTAGATCCATTGGAGTGGGAAGTACTCAAGATGTAGAAGAGGACTCAAGCAGGGCTACCCACTGTCACCTCGCTTCTTCTTCCGGCTTCTTCCCTCTCACTTCAGGCATTTGCCGATGCTGACTGGGCTGGCATAACCTAGTGAATACCCTTATGATGACGATTCTTCTCCTGCTACATCCTGCTCTGGTACCTACTGGTACGTCAAGATCCGATTGGTCATGAACATCGTAAGGTGCTGCTCTTGAATAGAATAGAATAGAATAGAATAGAATAGAATAGAATAGAATAGAATAGAACTAGCCGACGCTTTCGGGAAGGATAGGAGAACCAGCATGGAAAGAGTTTTCAAAATAGTAAGTAAGATGCCGGGATAAGAACAGTGTGATTTCAGCCTACTTCTACTTGAAAAGCTTCTTCGTCGACAAATTCTTATACCCCCGTTGTCCAGAACGAAGGGAAGTCGAAATCTCTTTCCCACATTAGCGAATTTTTGAATCATGGATACAGGATCCTTTACACGTAAGACCTATTGCTCATGCCATTTGGGATCCTCATTTTGGGCAACCCGCGGTGGAAGCCTTTACTCGAGGAGGTGCTGCCGGCTCAGGTTGCTAGACATCAGCACAAGTATCCGAGGTCTCAAGTCTCAGACATGCAGCAACCTCCCCTCGGTGCATATTATCATATAGAAAGAAACGTAGCTATTCCGTATCTAGTTTGTGTCTAGATAAACAGGTGGTGGACATGTATCTGCAGCCTCTGCAGCTGGTAGATTGACTGTTTTATATGGACTGAGGCTGCAACTGAGGgtagtttctttttttcccgCTCGCAGTAGTAGTCCCAATATTCCAATATTACAGCGTTAGCAGCGTTTTGTctcgatgaaaaatattctgGTGACCAAGCAAGCTTCGAAGACGATCGACCAGTACACTCCAAAAAAGACAACCAAATCTTGTTGGGAGATGCTTCTACTCCTACTTTATTCGAAAAATAACTTAACTAAGCTTCGAAGACGATGGTGTGAAAACACTTCCTGATGTCGAATTCCAAAAACCAGCGAGAGGTTCCCCACTCTTCTTTGATCTGTCTGAGGGCCGAGTGGCAGCCTCGACCCGAGCGGAAGTGCGATGTGGGGAAGGCTAGTTTGATCGAGGATTGGAGAGGAGAGGTGGAATAAAAAGCTCGGGATGGATTTTGGAGTCTTTGTGCGAGCCGTATACGGTGAGAGTCGCACGTACGGTAAGGAGGGGGGTTCGCGTCTATACGTGTAGTGTGGTGGTTGGGCCTACCCACCCTATTTGTTTGTAACCTGGTTTGGCAAACAGTCTTGACTCATCAAACGTAACCTACCCTGTTCCCTCGGCTGGCACGACATAGAACGGAACTGCAATTGGCTCGGCTGGATCCATTCCCTACTCATTCTAGTTTATAGTCAGGTTTGCGAGCTGCCTTGGGAAAGAGAAGAGGAATTATCTCGTAACCTAAATTACGTGCAAATTTCAACTCTTCGGTATAATATACACCAACAAATCGACCTGTAGGAAAGATTCTTCACAAGCTTATCCCCGCCCCCTTTCCTGTCCGTCCCGACCGGCAGCAGTTGGGTCTCCCCATCTCTCCTCAACTTCCCCGGTCTTCGGCCCGAGCTGTATGAGGCAGAAACTCTCTTGGCGAAGAATGAATAGTAGGGACAGCAGGTAAAGCAGTTGGGACAGCCAGTGAAGCTTTCGCCCTTGCTTGTCTTGTCCCAAAGCCAACTCTTTCTTTTAGGCATGCAGGAAAAGTTGTTCCAGGACTACCAACCCCAGCTACTGATTTCTTATAAGCATCCTCCGACCCAGTGAGTTTCGATAACTTCTTCTGCTTTCATTTCCTCTCCTCCGTCTGCAAAATCACTGAGTTAATTCAAAAGTCCTGTTAGGTCACATAAAGGTGCTTGTTGTCTCCGTGGGTCTTGAGTTCGGCAAGACGACTTCGGTTCACACGTGAAAGTGCTTCGAAAGGCACCGGCTCCCAATGGTGAAATTCTTGCTGAAAGCACAGCTACGTGCTGGCACTCAATCAAGTAGTAGCGCTGGCACGTCACTCGGCTCCTCGGCTATTTCTCCTTAGGCGCATGTCTCAGCAACACAAAACGGTGTAGTTTTGAAGCAGGCTTCGACAGCTGCGAGCTCCGCGTCGAAAAGCGAAGCGAGCCGCGCTGTCGTCATCGAGGAGGGGAGGTAGCTTATTGACCAACTGTATAGGGTAGGAAGGCACAGTCCCAGAAAAAGGCTCAGGGGCGGGACAGTTTCAGTTGAAGATGAAGGAGCTGCAAGGACAGAAACTAAACGCAAAGTAGGAGTTACAGTTTCGGGTGCGGTAGTTGTAGTAAACGCCCCACCCCAGTTTAGTATAAGAACAGAgggaaccttttttttttccttcgggAAGTATGGAAAAACTGGTATGAGAGTGCGAGAAAAAAAGCAGTGGTCAGTAGTGTTTTTAAAACTTTTCATTCACTCGCTCTAAGCACGGGAATAGAATAAAGAGGAATTTCGCTACCTTAGGACAGTTAGAGTTACTGCCGCCGTTTACCGGGGCTCCCTGCAGCTTCGCTGGGCTTTACCCGCGTGGACGCGGGAGCCGTATGATGCGGAAGTCTCACGTACGGTTCCCTGAGAAGGGAGTGGCTACCCACTGGAGCTTCTAACAGCCCATCCTACCTCCTCTACCTATTTTAGAACCTATCTTTTGTCTTAGTAGAGTCTTTCAGTGGCATGTTTCAGTCCTCTTTCAACTCGGTTGGTGTCTCCTGTCCTCCGGTTCTTCTCTCGTCTTTCGTACATCTACAACATTCCATTCTACTTACTTTGGTGTAATGGAAATGAAACGAgcctaaaagaaagaaaggagacaAGGTCGGAACTAAGACGTCAATAGCTTATTTTAAGTGACGATCCATACCACATAGTTCCGGCAACTACGAAAGCAGCAAAAAAAACAGCAGCGATACTACTGGAAAGTACAGTTTCAGCCAGTTCACTTTGCCTATTCCTCTTCTGTCACATTCCCTAGCTTTGTGAAATGACTTGACGGATTTGCTTGCCTTTCCTCTAGAAGAGACAGGCTTACTGAAACTAGCACTAGCCGCCCAACTATTTTCTTTAACCAGGTAAGCAGCTGTCCCTTCCGAACAAagaaaattttttattttattatataaaGGATGAGATCAATTCGGAAGCGCCTCTCCAGTCCCAACAAGGGAAAATCAATCCAGTTAGCCAATTTTTGAAAGCTTTTAAAAGTGCTTTACTAAGGTGGTCTTCCCTTATTTTCCCTAACGTTCTGAGTTGTTCTGGTTTGAGAAAGGAGCACTCGACGATGTGACTCCAAGAGCCGAACGAGAATGAATACCACACAGAAGAGTCAAGACCGGGCTCCCTGATAGAATGTTTCAGATGCAAAAGTTATCAATATGAAGCATAACAGCCTTTTACTCCGTTTTGTCAAAAACATATTTTTCactaaaacaaaaaagaaactaTTGAACTAGAATGCAAAAAGCAGCGACCTCATGATGATGCGATAGTTCTTGTCCTGAAAATAGGAGGAAACAGAGTCAAACGTGTTTTGGTTGACTCGaataacaaaagaaagaaatttttttttgtaaagtAAAATTAAGGTCTTTGCTTTTACTTATAGCATTCTTTCTTTTAGGTAAAAGAAAGaactaaaaaaaaatatgatctTATCACTAGGGAAAGCCGATACAGCTGATCCCTCACCAGATGAGGCTGGTGACAAGTTCCAATTGTACTTTTGTTGACCAATATCTGACCGGGAGCTCCTCTCAGTGTTCCAGTCGGTGGAACTACTCTCGGACGAATTTTTAACGTTTTGGGGGAGTTTTATTCGTTCTTTGAGCAAAAAGATAAAGATCGGATAGATTCGAACCGCAATTGCAAAGAAACAGATCTGATTCATTCAGAATAGCTGGTCGGATACTGGAATCTactattaaatataaattaaataaaaaataaattagaggCCTCCTGCTCTTTTTGAGAGTCAGGGGCAAGCCCGGCCTAGCGCTTTAAAAAGGGCTGTCTGCATTACTGGAAAACCCGGCTTCCCTAAAACCAATACGAGTACGAGCGCTAGCCCTTTTGGGAACAACAACGGCTTCCTATTGAAAATCCAGCTAGTTCGAATAGCCGAGGACAGGATTGatcattttatttatatatatgggAAAGTAGTAAATTGCATTTTCCCCGCCTTCCTAAGGTCACTAAGGCGGAGCACGGAAAAGAAAATGGGGCACCCATGTTTTACCACTTCGCATATTGGCTTTATATTATCTACGGCGTCAACCATAAGTTTGATTACATCGCGTTCAGTTCGAGCTAGGCGGTGAAAAGTTGGTTCTGACGTCGAAGATAGGCTAGCTAGGACTGAAGCTTTGAAGCGGATTGGTACTGCTTTTCCTTTGGGCTCAGGCATGGTTGCTGATGAAAGTTGGCATGAAAGTGCTAACTAACCTTACCTTATTTCTAGGAGCTAGTGGAATTTCTTCATTTTGAATCTGGGCTCTTCTATCTTCGACTTCTTTTTTTGGCtttattctttatttatttcatttcGATTTCCAACCTGGCATGGTACCCGCATCCTGCCCTCGCCCAAGCGGTCAGTGAACTCCGGAGCGGGAAGGTAACTCTAGCAGTTGGTCTTAAGGGAGGTGTTAGAGATGCGGTTTAGCTTGCTAAAAACCAACCTTGGGTGATAGAGGGGGAGTTCTATTCAGGATGCCCAAGTGGGGTTTCGATTTCAGAGAGCAGGGTGCTGAGCGACCTGTTAGCCCATAAGTCAGTACTGTGACGAAGCGGCTGTTGCTCACCCGATACGATCGTACGAGGTCACAATTTACCCAACACGATCATCCGGGGTGAACAAGAATTGGGGATCGGATGCGGGCATTACTCTCTTCCTTTCCTCCTTGCCCTAACTTGAACTGGCTTAAACAAAAATGGCCGGACTTTCTAATGATGGCACTGGCTCGGCTTGAAACTCGCCTTCTGGTCCCGTAAGAGGGAATTCTGGAGTGAAGACAGAGAGACTCGGCTTCAAGATGGAGATTGACCATCTGCACCTGCTCATTCAATTATTCTATTCCGAGAAATCCGGACTACAATCTTCAGACAGAGGGTCCCTTCGAATCCGTCGTGTTTGCCGAGCCTGTTTGTGTTGTGTGCCGACCATCCATTGTCCCTTTCTTACAAGGCTTCTTTACCCTTGAAGCCTGGTAAAATGCAAAGTAGTATGATGCATCAAATTACACCGTGCAAATTATTTGAGCTGAGGCCTTTTcgggagaaaaaaaagggaggaaAATATCTGAGCTACTAGTAGGCTTTTATCGAGAAGCAGGAAATTTCCCGTGCCCATGATGTGGTCGCTGACAGTGCCAAGTTGTTGCGAGAACCGTGCCAGATATCTCTCTGCTGCTCTCACCCAAACAGTCCCTGCTGGATGGCTGCAACATGTCAATTTGCCCTTTCCTTCCTTTCCCCAGTTCCATCATGTGCTCACCACCACTTGGGAGATTCCTTGGTGCCTTTCAACGCATGGGCTCCTCTTTCAGCTGACACTCCTCTATGACAGGGAAGGAAATGGAGATGACTGCAGATGATAGATGGTGGATGCTGAGTACAGGGCATCAACACTTTCAGCTGAACAGGGGGTCCCCTGGAGCACACAAGCTACACAGCAGCGGTATCAGCTGCTAGACACTTGGACAGCGGTTAGATCCAAGAGCAGCTGGCCTTGGCCTGTCTTGTACTTGCATACATCTATGTGCAATGTCACTTGGCTGTCAATGTCATTAGGCAGGGTTAAGATAACTTGAGTAAGGTAGGGTTAAAATTAGGTACTCTAAAGGCAGTTGCTAACACCTAGGGGAAGGACTACTAACCATCCTCTGTTGGCAATGCACATTGAGTTGTTGACAATGCAACAGCGCCTAGACACCAGCTGGTGCCGAACGCATTGAAAGAGTGAGAGGATTCCATTTCCACACCTCCACTCCCCAATAACAGCCCTTCAGTGCCATAGAGTGATACAGAGCAACCCGGCCACTTTCACACGCAATGCAAGCATCACCTTCAACCTCATTACCACTAGGAGGCAGCTTTGGGCTGTTTGGCAATAGgtgtttaacacccgtcacatcaaatgtttggatgttaattatgagtattaaatataggctaattacaaaactaattgcacagatgcagtgtaattcgcgagacgaatctattaagcctagttagtccatgatttgataatgtggtgctacagtaaccatttgctaatgatggattaattaggtttaatagattcgtctcgcgaattagcacagggttctgcaattagttttataattagctcatgtttatttcttctaattagcatccgaacatccgatgtgatattgttaaagtttaacacctcgtatccaaatgCTTCAGCTCGTGGGATTCATCATCAGTGAGCCCAGGTCACCTGCAGGGGGTTGGCACCGGCTTCTGACCGAGGAGGCTGTGCAGAAGAGGCAGCAGGACGACGTGTGCACAGCCCCGTGCGAcgctgaccggtggacccgctgCCGAGCCAACCAGGCAAGCGCGGGACGACCGGACGATGCTATACGTACTCGGTACTCCATGGCCCCCATATACGTAcagtgggcctgttcgcttgccggctgaaaagctgaaacggctgatttattgtgagagaaaaatactgtttggtggctgataagccggctgaataagctgaagcgaacagacccagtAACTGTACAGGGCTTGCAGCAGTTGGGTGATCGAGGTGACTGAGACGTCGTGACGGGAGTTGAGTGAAGGAGACTCGATACGGTGATGGGGGTGATGGCTGATGAGCAGTGTACCAAGCTGTGTGTCTTATCCGTCGAGCAAGTTGGGTGATGGGCTCGACGCCTGATGCCGGCGCACTGCAATGCCAGATCGATGATGAGATGACACATatcgaaaagaaaaaaacaaggaaGGGGCTGGCTGCCTTTCGCGTCAGCGTCaagcctccgcggctccgccgtCTGccggcgggccgccgccgccgctcgtccaTGAAGATTTCGATCGGGGGACTGGGGACAGAGGAACGTCGCTCTCCATGGATCCGTCGGAACGGATATCACAAGCATGCAGATAATTGATTATTAGTAAACAAATTCGAAGAAAATAGAGGGAAATAGTCGggcacatgtttttttttttgctgttgaGTACTGTACATTTCTCTATTACATGCTGGCAAATCTATGCATGGGGTTGTGGTTAAAGTGGGGTGGATTCATTCCTGTTTTTTTGTCGAGGGTTAAGATATGTGGGATGGATGGTAATAGCAACACTATTGTTTGATGAGCTCCATCTATCATTTTAGGACCAACACGTCCgctgtatcttttctttttcttcttattttcctAATCTTCTTCTCCCCGCGACATTCTCCTCCCGCCATCTTTTGTCCCcacccgcctcctcccccgccacACTGCCCAAGCTGGCTCCTCCCGCCGGTGGCCCTCCACGCGCCGCACCCTAAGACCGGCTCCCCCGCAACCTCATATGATAAAACTCCCTTAACCTCGCATGTGTAACGTCAAATTCTGAACCCTCACATATTGATATTCAATAAGGTGCCTCGAGGTTAAGCCGCGGAAACATCGGTGACTTATCTATTCTTTATTAACCCTCGAAGTCTCTAAAGGGGACTCAAGGTTAATGGTTTGTTCCGTGTTGTCTTTCTTGCAGGAACGAGCACGAAGCGACACTCTGCGAGGTTAGGTGATTTACTCATGATGTTGCAAGATTGTTAGCTCGAAGCTACTTTAGTCACCCCAGGCAAGAAGGAAGTCTCGAGGTTAGCAAGCGGGAGGTGTGTAGAACACGAACACATGTAGAAGTCCAATTTGTACACTCTAACCAAAATGACCATTGTACACGGCATATTTCAACCCTTTAGTTTGTTACTGGTAGAGAACTGATATTTCGTCCAACCCTCTTCAGTCCCGGATAAAATCGGACCCGTgactaaagtggctttagtcccgagtcaaataccaatcgggactaaaggcccccctttagtcccgagtcaaaaATTAGCCACCCGTaggagaccctttagtcccaggtggaaAAAATCAGCAATccatgggggaccctttagcCACGGGTGGTAAgactagtcccggttggtgttatcaCCCGGAATTAAAGCCCTCGatcgtttagtcccggttggtgacctttagtactggttggtgttACTACCCGAGACTAAAGAGTCCTCCACGGGTGGCTACAAAAAGGACTAAAGCCCTCGaaccctttagtcttggtttgtgttaccaaccgggactaaagacgtctttagtcccggttggtaacacaaaccaagactaaagggttgcccacaagttaatacaaaaggattgcatcccctatatagtcagatgtgctgtatAGGTGGGAttgtaaggaagctacgcgcgaggcttgtGATCCCACATACCGCGCACGTGCATAGTTCGCGTAACTTGCGAGGTTGGGGGGTTTGTGGGTCCTTCcagggatttctttttttgcaaaaccatttagtccgggttggtattaccaaccgggactaaagggggtagGGGTTGTGTCTAGCGTGgcgacccctttagtcccggttgagcgacctgggactaaagactcccTTTTCGTTTCGATTACtctatcccggatggattttcgggagatatgcccACACCAACcggactaaaggcgagtttttttttctttttttactttcaTTGCATATTTTACTTTTACCGCACTTTACTCTTATTGCTTCGTGACCATTATTCAAAAACACAAAAATATAATAGTACTTTATATCCTGAAAAAAAGTTGTAAAACTTTATAGCAAAAGGGCAAAATTGTCTTCGTAGAAGGTATATGATATTTCATGGTCAACTGAACAGTGTAGTGGTACTTTTTAAAACCTAAAGCAAGTTGATCAAGTGGTGTATTTGGAAGAGACAATAAAGACCTGATTTCACTAATCATTAGGAACATCAAATGGTCGTACAGATGGATTGATATTAGGAAATTACATCAAATGAAGTTGCACAATAATGGGTGACCATCCCATTGGCAAATAttgaaaaatatgaaaagttTGAAATGGAAACTTAAGTGTACATGTAGCTGTAGGCCTGTGGTTCACGCACGGCCACGCTATTTATTCAGAAAATAACAAGGCGCGTAACGACGCCTGCTGCAACTAGCTAGTCTGATGAAGTTGCATGCAGCTGATCGATGAGCTCAGCTCGGAAGCTTCCCGGCCCGTCCACAGACTAAACACTGAACGTGCCACTCAGCACGAGGTTGTGCCCATTCACGCTCTTGCCATAGTCCGACGCCAGGAACACCGCCGCGTCGGCCACGTCTTCATATTTCACCACCCGTTTGGTCATGTAGTTCCCGATCATATGAAGCCGCTGCTGGACATCTGCGGTGGGGAAGATTTTCTCCAGCAAGAGCGGATCCAAGCTTCTGGACTCGACGCGATGCGGCGAGATGGCGTTCACCCGCACGCCGTCGTTCGCCagctcggccgccgcggcgcgaaCCAGCCCCATCACCGCGGCCTTGGAGATGCTATACGCCGAAGGCACCGCGTCGCCGAGCAAGCCCATGGTGCTGCCCGTGCAGAGGATGCATCCGCTCTTGTTCTTGCGCATCACGTCGCCAGCTTGCCTGATGCTCTCTAGGACGGACTTGACGTTGAT
This genomic window from Setaria viridis chromosome 8, Setaria_viridis_v4.0, whole genome shotgun sequence contains:
- the LOC117833035 gene encoding short-chain dehydrogenase reductase 2a — protein: MSTPQLLSGKVAIITGAASNIGKAIATRFVAHGASVVLADINVADCQQLASILNSSKAGVAEAMKCDVTVASDITKVIDKANTSFNNKDPDIFYNNAGFHDGVFSARSITDLDKAMSINVKSVLESIRQAGDVMRKNKSGCILCTGSTMGLLGDAVPSAYSISKAAVMGLVRAAAAELANDGVRVNAISPHRVESRSLDPLLLEKIFPTADVQQRLHMIGNYMTKRVVKYEDVADAAVFLASDYGKSVNGHNLVLSGTFSV